The genomic DNA CGACAAAGAAAAAGCCGCCTTCGCGAGGAGGCTGAAAGATCTGCTCGAGCCGCTGAAAATTCGCGGCGGGACCAAACTCGCCGAGCAGTTCAATCTTCGCTATCACGGCGAGCGTCCCGTGACACCGCAGACCGCGCACAAATGGCTGACGGGCACGACGATTCCAAAGCCGGACAAGTTGCGCACGCTCGCCGAATGGTTGAACGTCAAGGAGCACTGGCTCCATTACGGACCGCCGCCCGGCACGAGCGCAAGACCGATGGCCCGCGGCGAAAAGTACCCGCCGACGCCCGAAACGATCGAGCTGGCTTCGAAGATCGCATCGC from Paraburkholderia sp. HP33-1 includes the following:
- a CDS encoding transcriptional regulator, translated to MPTDKEKAAFARRLKDLLEPLKIRGGTKLAEQFNLRYHGERPVTPQTAHKWLTGTTIPKPDKLRTLAEWLNVKEHWLHYGPPPGTSARPMARGEKYPPTPETIELASKIASLTPKDRNLVEEMIVRFYGEDSDEE